From one Musa acuminata AAA Group cultivar baxijiao chromosome BXJ2-6, Cavendish_Baxijiao_AAA, whole genome shotgun sequence genomic stretch:
- the LOC135613459 gene encoding E3 ubiquitin-protein ligase RHA2A-like, which produces MGLSNHLHDVSGDSLPLLLLAAAAASIAYLRSLLFRLLPLSSSPVDAEHDIEPSIGSGLAGLVVLADHLASNRPFPFLSCPSEGGDRRPECAVCLCSLADGDRVRRLPCRHVFHGECLDGWLRQLNLSCPLCRSQLAAPELRAVVDRRIGAELVSWLSHY; this is translated from the coding sequence ATGGGTCTCTCCAACCATCTTCACGACGTCTCCGGCGATTCCCTCCCGCTTCTCCTCCTCGCCGCTGCGGCAGCATCCATCGCCTACCTCCGATCCTTACTCTTCCGCCTCCTCCCCCTCTCGTCCTCCCCCGTCGACGCCGAGCACGACATCGAGCCGTCCATCGGATCCGGCCTCGCCGGCCTCGTCGTCCTCGCCGATCACCTCGCCTCCAACCGGCCGTTCCCCTTCCTCTCCTGCCCGTCGGAGGGGGGGGACCGGCGGCCGGAGTGCGCGGTGTGCCTGTGCAGCCTGGCGGACGGCGACCGCGTCCGGCGGCTCCCCTGCCGCCACGTGTTCCACGGCGAGTGCCTCGACGGCTGGCTCCGCCAGCTGAATCTCTCCTGCCCTCTGTGCCGCTCCCAGCTGGCCGCACCCGAGCTGCGCGCCGTCGTCGACCGCCGGATCGGGGCGGAGCTCGTCTCTTGGCTGTCCCACTACTGA
- the LOC103987378 gene encoding U-box domain-containing protein 4, protein MDSCEIRASGEGSGDCVGEGRVSAAELQGIMDRIRSRVEVQQVQAAFEIRRLTKTSSRNRRHLSAAIEPLVLMLRSGSSQSAEAAILGFLNLAVKDERNKISIVEAGVLKPMIICLASPDADLQGYATAALYTLSASSVNKSRISASGAIPLLIKVLENGSQQAKIDAIATLYNLSTITDNLRTVLSLRPIPPLISFLKTCKKSSKTAEKCCALLGSLVGFDEGRTALTAEEGGVLAVVEILEEGSLQSREHAVGALLTLCESDRSRYKEVILKEGAIPGLLELTVQGTPKSQAKARRLLELLRDSPCRSSELQAEMLENVVSSIVSRIGGDEQAEKAKKILAEMVQISMEQSLRHLQRRALMCTPAELPLGNHRSEVSSK, encoded by the exons ATGGATTCGTGCGAGATTAGGGCCTCGGGCGAGGGATCCGGCGATTGCGTCGGGGAGGGGAGAGTCTCTGCGGCGGAGCTGCAGGGGATCATGGACCGCATCAGGTCCAGGGTCGAGGTGCAGCAGGTCCAGGCAGCGTTCGAGATCCGGAGGCTCACGAAGACGTCGTCGAGGAACCGGCGGCACCTCTCCGCCGCCATCGAGCCCCTTGTGTTGATGCTCCGGTCGGGGAGCTCTCAGTCTGCTGAGGCTGCCATCCTCGGCTTCCTTAATCTTGCGGTTAAGGACGAAAG GAACAAGATCAGCATAGTGGAAGCAGGTGTGCTAAAACCAATGATCATTTGCTTAGCATCTCCAGATGCTGATTTACAAGGATATGCGACTGCTGCACTGTATACCCTTTCTGCTTCGTCGGTCAACAAATCCAGGATAAGTGCCTCTGGAGCCATTCCACTCCTCATCAAGGTCCTTGAAAATGGAAGTCAACAAGCCAAGATAGATGCTATTGCAACTCTCTACAATCTCTCCACCATCACAGACAACCTCAGAACTGTCCTCTCACTCCGTCCTATTCCTCCTCTGATCAGCTTTCTCAAAACTTGCAAGAAATCCTCGAAAACAGCTGAAAAATGTTGTGCCCTTTTGGGATCATTGGTTGGTTTTGATGAAGGAAGAACTGCTTTGACAGCTGAGGAAGGTGGGGTGCTTGCTGTGGTAGAAATTCTGGAAGAAGGGTCCCTTCAGAGTAGAGAGCATGCGGTTGGAGCCCTCTTAACATTGTGTGAGAGCGATCGAAGTAGATACAAAGAAGTTATTCTCAAAGAAGGTGCCATTCCGGGTCTTCTTGAGCTCACCGTCCAAGGGACACCGAAGTCTCAAGCCAAAGCTCGTCGACTTCTAGAGTTGCTGAGGGACTCTCCCTGTCGAAGCTCTGAATTACAAGCAGAGATGCTTGAGAATGTTGTCAGTAGCATCGTGTCTAGGATCGGTGGTGATGAGCAGGCAGAGAAGGCAAAGAAGATATTGGCTGAGATGGTTCAGATTAGCATGGAGCAGAGCCTGAGGCATTTGCAGCGAAGGGCCCTCATGTGCACTCCGGCCGAGCTGCCTCTTGGTAACCACCGATCTGAAGTCTCTTCAAAATAA